In Xenopus laevis strain J_2021 chromosome 2S, Xenopus_laevis_v10.1, whole genome shotgun sequence, a genomic segment contains:
- the LOC108710737 gene encoding WD repeat-containing protein 91 isoform X2, with the protein MHCRVDCSGRRVASLDVDGVIKIWSIDGIMQTKASAISKSALLSLEWATKRDRLMGCKWTARQNCPNEDFFVPSAV; encoded by the exons ATGCACTGCAG GGTCGACTGCTCCGGGCGCCGGGTGGCTAGTCTGGATGTTGACGGGGTGATTAAAATCTGGTCTATTGATGGCATCATGCAGACAAAAGCTTCCGCCATCTCCAAGTCGGCTCTGCTCTCCCTGGAATGGGCgacaaagagagacagactg ATGGGTTGCAAGTGGACAGCCAGACAAAACTGCCCAAATGAGGATTTCTTTGTCCCCAGTGCTGTCTGA